One stretch of Halapricum desulfuricans DNA includes these proteins:
- a CDS encoding TorD/DmsD family molecular chaperone — MTDNTIETTALARLYSLLSECLKHPDEAFYEDVAAGRFDAEREQLLSAVGLDVETTPSAVQLPDSRAALDNRYIALFEALKTPYAPPVESPYKEWHDGAGSDGLLGGPPADDMRRKYAALGASPPTAYQPDHLALLLEYASLLVESGDRDAYATFVDEHLDWLAAFRRRVEGAGADAPFYRRTVALVCEVVAAERDRLGVPEPDSRTVEAMLDRVEQGTTGIDEEKSFRE, encoded by the coding sequence ATGACCGACAACACGATCGAAACGACGGCGCTGGCACGGCTGTACTCGCTGCTCTCGGAGTGTCTGAAGCACCCGGACGAGGCGTTCTACGAGGACGTCGCGGCGGGTCGTTTCGACGCCGAACGCGAGCAGTTGCTCTCGGCGGTCGGACTCGACGTCGAGACGACACCCTCGGCTGTGCAGTTGCCGGACAGTCGGGCGGCCCTGGACAACCGGTACATCGCGCTGTTCGAGGCCCTCAAGACGCCCTACGCGCCGCCGGTCGAATCCCCATACAAGGAGTGGCACGATGGCGCCGGCAGCGACGGACTGCTCGGCGGACCGCCCGCCGACGACATGCGCCGGAAGTACGCCGCGCTCGGCGCCTCGCCTCCGACCGCGTACCAGCCCGATCACCTCGCGCTGCTGCTGGAGTACGCCTCGCTGCTGGTCGAGAGCGGTGATCGAGACGCCTACGCCACGTTCGTCGACGAACACCTAGACTGGCTGGCGGCGTTCCGTCGCCGCGTCGAAGGCGCTGGCGCCGACGCGCCGTTCTACCGCCGCACTGTCGCGCTGGTCTGTGAGGTCGTCGCTGCCGAGCGGGATCGTCTGGGCGTGCCCGAGCCCGACTCGAGGACTGTCGAGGCGATGCTCGACCGCGTCGAGCAGGGCACGACAGGCATCGACGAGGAAAAATCGTTCAGAGAGTGA
- the nrfD gene encoding NrfD/PsrC family molybdoenzyme membrane anchor subunit: protein MAAETDTGRLEFDTDFGFESDRIRYGWYGLLAILLLVGAYAVYLRITQGMASTNLTSTTPWGAWVAFYIYFVGLSAGAFLVSTLSNVFGMAGMEKVDRDALFAAAISMAVALLFVWIDLGRMDRMYYPFIWRQVTSPLAWEVHAYVAYIAVLVTELYFAMRIDLARLAARVEGWRGTLYRVLTLGRTDTGEHARERDETWLKRVGILGIPLAIFLVHGGTGVLFAVAKARPYWNSGLFPIIFVVSAIVSGAALVMGLYVLRNKVLGGSLDRSLLDRLAKLTAAFVLVDLAFFLIDMLIALNSLHPHDVETWLLVLTGEMAWSFWLVMAGLGWAVPLALLSKRSWRRTPSLMALAALSVVVGIVGVRFNIVVPPLIVPVMGGLPAGEYFPTLVEWASSAGIVAVGLALYTLGVELLPLEPLGDDQ, encoded by the coding sequence ATGGCAGCAGAAACAGACACCGGTCGCCTGGAGTTCGACACCGACTTCGGCTTCGAGAGCGACCGGATACGGTACGGCTGGTACGGACTGCTCGCGATCCTGTTACTCGTGGGCGCGTACGCCGTCTATCTCCGGATCACGCAGGGGATGGCGAGCACGAACCTGACGAGTACGACCCCGTGGGGCGCGTGGGTCGCCTTCTACATCTACTTCGTCGGCCTCTCGGCCGGCGCGTTCCTGGTGAGCACGCTCTCGAACGTCTTCGGGATGGCGGGCATGGAAAAGGTCGACCGCGACGCGCTGTTCGCGGCGGCGATCAGCATGGCCGTTGCCCTGCTTTTCGTCTGGATCGACCTCGGGCGGATGGACCGGATGTACTACCCGTTCATCTGGCGACAGGTCACGTCGCCGCTGGCGTGGGAGGTCCACGCCTACGTGGCCTACATCGCGGTGCTGGTGACCGAACTGTACTTCGCGATGCGGATCGACCTGGCTCGCCTGGCAGCCCGAGTCGAGGGCTGGCGCGGGACGCTGTATCGCGTCCTGACGCTGGGACGGACCGACACCGGCGAGCACGCACGCGAGCGCGACGAGACGTGGCTCAAACGCGTCGGGATCCTCGGGATCCCGCTGGCGATCTTCCTGGTTCACGGCGGGACGGGCGTGCTGTTCGCGGTCGCGAAGGCCCGCCCGTACTGGAACAGCGGCCTGTTCCCGATCATCTTCGTCGTCTCCGCGATCGTCAGCGGGGCGGCGCTGGTGATGGGCCTGTACGTGCTCCGGAACAAGGTCCTCGGCGGGAGCCTTGATCGGTCGCTGCTGGATCGGCTCGCGAAGCTGACGGCCGCGTTCGTGCTCGTCGATCTGGCCTTCTTCCTGATCGACATGCTGATCGCGCTCAACAGCCTCCACCCCCACGATGTCGAGACCTGGCTGCTGGTGTTGACCGGCGAGATGGCCTGGTCGTTCTGGCTCGTGATGGCCGGGCTCGGCTGGGCCGTCCCGCTCGCGCTCCTCTCGAAGCGATCCTGGCGACGGACGCCCTCGCTGATGGCGTTGGCGGCGCTCAGCGTCGTCGTCGGTATCGTCGGCGTCCGGTTCAACATCGTCGTCCCGCCGCTGATCGTCCCCGTGATGGGGGGGCTGCCGGCGGGCGAGTACTTCCCGACGCTCGTCGAGTGGGCGAGCAGCGCTGGCATCGTCGCCGTCGGGCTCGCGCTGTACACGCTCGGCGTCGAACTGCTTCCCCTCGAACCTCTCGGTGATGACCAATGA
- a CDS encoding 4Fe-4S dicluster domain-containing protein: MSEQWTFYFEPDKCIGCHACSVACDVQNDRVDDDNWRELRHEPTGSFPDYEETAVSTSCFHCGDAPCEKVCPTGAITKRESDGIVTVDQDKCIGCHYCGWACPYGAPTYNPDNDGKMSKCHLCLGEGEGDGHGKPPREKPEEGGNTPNCVDNCVTDALHAGPVSEMMELASEAAVKRFVNGNRRALVEPVEPDSGGD; this comes from the coding sequence ATGAGCGAACAGTGGACGTTCTACTTCGAACCCGACAAGTGCATCGGCTGTCACGCCTGTTCGGTCGCGTGTGACGTCCAGAACGACCGCGTCGACGACGACAACTGGCGCGAACTCCGACACGAACCCACGGGATCGTTCCCGGACTACGAGGAGACGGCGGTGTCCACGTCGTGTTTCCACTGCGGTGACGCTCCGTGTGAGAAAGTCTGTCCGACCGGCGCGATCACCAAACGCGAATCCGACGGGATCGTGACCGTCGATCAGGACAAGTGCATCGGCTGTCACTACTGCGGGTGGGCCTGTCCGTACGGTGCGCCGACGTACAACCCCGACAACGACGGCAAGATGTCGAAGTGTCACCTCTGTCTGGGCGAGGGCGAAGGCGACGGCCACGGAAAGCCACCCCGCGAAAAGCCCGAAGAAGGCGGCAACACGCCCAACTGCGTCGACAACTGCGTGACCGACGCGCTCCACGCCGGGCCGGTCTCGGAGATGATGGAACTGGCCTCAGAGGCGGCCGTCAAACGGTTCGTAAACGGGAACCGACGGGCCCTCGTCGAGCCGGTCGAGCCGGACTCGGGAGGTGACTGA
- a CDS encoding formate dehydrogenase subunit gamma, whose amino-acid sequence MSAARTRATIERFNSVQVYVHALLAISIFLLWLTGLPLTFNEPLGWLIEVFGYANVIDVHIAAGVALIATMLYYGAYLALGLATGASTWKHFMFGIDDIYEVVAQLKWLAGLGPEPESGKYTFLQKAEIWIIAFEVGVMIVTGLLLWMLGMLQSTSPNLPMLIMRDVHAIVAVTMLMGVSFHLFMTHVKEFPMDRSMFHGRVDVGRACSEWEQWARDSIGSSTLPCDERTHSTILTSGMVFTMLLFFVIWTGVILQYVFSPLPTGPSLTRSIAPNTLPGGTLGLVYFVGLNLAALVCLASVLAIGYGLYVRFAERTAG is encoded by the coding sequence ATGAGTGCGGCGAGAACCCGGGCGACGATCGAGCGGTTCAACAGCGTGCAGGTGTACGTCCACGCGCTGCTGGCGATCAGCATCTTCCTGCTGTGGCTGACAGGCCTGCCGCTGACGTTCAACGAACCGCTCGGCTGGCTCATTGAGGTGTTCGGGTACGCGAACGTCATCGACGTCCACATCGCCGCGGGCGTCGCCCTGATCGCCACGATGCTGTACTACGGCGCGTACCTCGCGCTGGGCCTCGCGACCGGTGCCTCGACGTGGAAACACTTCATGTTCGGCATCGACGACATCTACGAGGTCGTCGCGCAACTCAAGTGGCTCGCCGGACTGGGGCCCGAACCCGAGTCCGGGAAGTACACGTTCCTCCAGAAGGCGGAGATCTGGATCATCGCCTTCGAGGTCGGCGTGATGATCGTCACCGGTCTGCTGCTGTGGATGCTGGGCATGCTGCAGTCGACGTCGCCGAACCTGCCGATGTTGATCATGCGCGACGTCCACGCGATCGTCGCCGTGACGATGCTGATGGGCGTCTCGTTTCACCTGTTTATGACCCACGTCAAGGAGTTCCCGATGGACAGATCGATGTTCCACGGACGGGTCGACGTCGGGCGCGCCTGCAGCGAGTGGGAACAGTGGGCCAGAGACAGCATCGGCAGCTCGACGCTTCCCTGCGACGAACGGACACACTCGACGATTCTGACTTCCGGCATGGTCTTCACGATGTTGCTGTTTTTCGTCATCTGGACCGGCGTCATCCTCCAGTACGTCTTCTCGCCGCTGCCGACCGGACCGAGTCTGACCCGGAGTATCGCGCCGAACACGCTCCCGGGCGGCACGCTCGGGCTCGTGTACTTCGTCGGCCTGAACCTCGCTGCGCTGGTCTGTCTCGCCAGCGTCCTCGCGATCGGATACGGGCTGTACGTGCGGTTCGCCGAGCGGACGGCGGGTTGA
- a CDS encoding TorD/DmsD family molecular chaperone: protein MAATASDAEFLRARAAVYDLLAAAFDGDVETLTAAMADGSFRELASALPVEPDVGPLVVEDPDPEALSIGYDNLFVVPGPHYVPPFASAHADEPSHEFESDSAFHEAGSAGELYGDPAARMARRYERLGFTPERGDGIPDHLAVQLSFLSALAAARADANDPTTQEKLRKLERETLAAMGWLDAFDESVADQDRAEGVFAALTRLTRTIVAWDAKRARSEDDTS from the coding sequence ATGGCCGCGACTGCATCGGACGCCGAGTTCCTCCGGGCGCGGGCCGCCGTCTACGACCTGCTGGCGGCGGCGTTCGACGGCGACGTCGAGACGCTGACGGCGGCGATGGCCGACGGCTCCTTTCGCGAGTTGGCGTCGGCCCTGCCGGTCGAACCGGACGTCGGCCCGCTGGTCGTCGAGGACCCCGATCCGGAGGCGCTGTCGATCGGCTACGACAACCTCTTTGTCGTGCCCGGCCCGCACTACGTGCCGCCCTTTGCCTCCGCGCACGCCGACGAGCCGAGCCACGAGTTCGAGTCCGACTCGGCCTTTCACGAGGCCGGCAGCGCGGGCGAGCTGTACGGCGACCCCGCCGCCCGGATGGCTCGCCGCTACGAACGCCTCGGCTTCACGCCCGAGCGGGGCGACGGCATCCCGGATCATCTCGCCGTCCAGCTGTCGTTCCTGTCGGCGCTCGCGGCGGCGCGAGCGGACGCCAACGACCCGACGACACAGGAGAAACTTCGGAAACTCGAGCGCGAGACGCTCGCGGCGATGGGCTGGCTGGACGCCTTCGACGAGAGCGTCGCGGACCAGGACCGCGCAGAGGGCGTCTTCGCGGCGCTCACACGGCTCACGCGAACGATCGTCGCGTGGGACGCAAAGAGAGCGCGTAGCGAAGACGACACGAGCTGA
- a CDS encoding molybdopterin-dependent oxidoreductase, with protein MSTDDHTDDASDTTDDASVSRREFVAAVGGMGAVSLSTSATMSGLDLASLWEDDPQHYVGTDYGDYEASDVLYTTCGQCNTFCPIKVRLADDSGNGGYTSLIRKLAGNPYSFLNTQPFSQVPYSSDPEDVATGDLEGTGDVDGDRWSLSGGRMCLKGQAGIQTAFDAYRVRKPMKRVGERGSEEWQTISWEQAIEEIVEGVDGEHVSHDGLREMYGYAPEDEVMDDWEAVRNGEMDKATFDERYEDALIDTDHPDLGPKANQIVDVGGFRRNFIRTRLWKQGLGSVNSHHHAGTCGFSSVLGNVRSYGAGKKRQYPDIENTEYLIVWGTNPMVANKGPTWLAPKLTNAIQDGMRMDVIDPRMSKTAEKAEKWVPVDPGSDAALALGMARWIIEHDRHDLAYLRNPDSEAAEADDEPTWSDATHLVAVDEDAQPKARAGDLGLDGEGYVVVDGETAEVRPASEVDRGALDVDIRIDGDRYRSAWSLYRERVFEHTLEEYADMAGVTEDTIAELADEFTSHGKRAAIMAYRGPAKHSNGFQNTRAIATLQHLIGNYDWQGGQITPYAGYDTMSGRYQLGNVPGGKSPWGLPILRAGTNYEDTSLFERDDGYPAERPWFPVAPPHQVQELYASAAHEYEADGERRKGYPYDIEALFIRPYSENHVMAASGGDKIPGAMTDTDAISLLVAFDTVIGETSKYADYVLPEPTYLGRWENFGTYPNKRLADEKLSQPTISVVPDARPAEDVLIDVWKEMDFPGVGAGAIPDAEGNTDGETARLDRAEDFYVKLAANLAYASKDHPAVDADIEGASLPGDATLDDLGEGPVPDADEEELSIFEESHRKGLGERFDLEQWQRAVTDEEWRKVVTVLNRGGRFEEPVVNYEQAFAEHGHDYDYVDRYEPSNGYVDGKMRYKLASRANFYSEVPPRGKDAYTGERFDGLPGVVDVTHFDGSVQVPVVSGGEPERPLHLINWKPRTQGMHRTTNSPWLRETRPENPLWINPDDAEERGIENGDAIEIDAGRRSVEGTAMVTEGIRPGVVGAMWGWGRDANGATETKVDGETREPAGDDGHTPYEFDRPMTDDAGIAGPRDAGFAINHLQPLDNELGDIGMSDPVGGSNAQYDAFVEVRRRD; from the coding sequence ATGAGTACTGACGACCACACGGACGACGCATCGGACACCACAGACGACGCATCGGTCTCCAGGCGCGAGTTCGTCGCCGCCGTCGGCGGCATGGGCGCGGTCTCGCTGTCGACGAGCGCCACGATGAGCGGGCTCGATCTGGCCTCGCTGTGGGAAGACGACCCCCAGCACTACGTCGGCACCGACTACGGCGACTACGAGGCCAGCGACGTCCTCTATACGACCTGCGGGCAATGCAACACGTTCTGCCCGATCAAGGTCCGGCTGGCCGACGATAGCGGGAACGGGGGATACACCTCACTGATCCGCAAACTGGCGGGCAACCCCTACTCGTTTCTCAACACGCAGCCGTTCTCGCAGGTTCCCTACAGCAGCGACCCCGAAGACGTTGCGACGGGCGACCTCGAGGGGACCGGCGACGTGGACGGCGACCGCTGGTCGCTGTCGGGCGGCCGGATGTGCCTGAAAGGCCAGGCCGGCATCCAGACCGCCTTCGACGCCTACCGCGTGCGCAAGCCGATGAAACGCGTCGGCGAACGCGGCAGCGAGGAGTGGCAGACCATCTCCTGGGAGCAGGCCATCGAGGAGATCGTCGAGGGCGTCGACGGCGAGCACGTCAGCCACGACGGCCTCCGGGAGATGTACGGATACGCCCCGGAAGACGAGGTCATGGACGACTGGGAGGCCGTCCGGAACGGCGAGATGGACAAGGCGACCTTCGACGAGAGATACGAGGACGCCCTGATCGACACCGATCACCCCGACCTCGGCCCGAAGGCCAACCAGATCGTCGACGTGGGCGGGTTCCGCCGGAACTTCATCCGGACGCGGCTCTGGAAGCAGGGGCTGGGCTCGGTCAACAGCCACCACCACGCCGGGACCTGTGGGTTCTCAAGCGTGCTGGGCAACGTCCGATCGTACGGCGCGGGCAAGAAACGCCAGTACCCCGACATCGAGAACACGGAGTACCTCATCGTCTGGGGGACCAACCCGATGGTCGCCAACAAGGGGCCGACCTGGCTCGCGCCCAAACTCACCAACGCGATCCAGGACGGCATGCGGATGGACGTGATCGACCCGCGGATGTCAAAGACCGCCGAGAAAGCCGAGAAGTGGGTCCCCGTCGATCCGGGCTCGGACGCGGCGCTGGCGCTGGGCATGGCCCGCTGGATCATCGAACACGACCGCCACGATCTTGCGTACCTCCGCAATCCCGACAGCGAGGCTGCCGAGGCCGACGACGAACCCACCTGGAGCGACGCGACGCATCTCGTGGCCGTCGACGAGGACGCCCAGCCGAAGGCCCGGGCGGGCGACCTCGGGCTGGACGGCGAGGGCTACGTCGTCGTCGACGGAGAGACCGCCGAGGTCCGGCCCGCGAGCGAGGTCGACCGCGGCGCACTCGACGTCGACATCAGGATCGACGGCGACCGCTACCGCAGCGCCTGGTCGCTGTACCGCGAGCGCGTCTTCGAGCACACCCTCGAGGAGTACGCCGACATGGCGGGCGTCACCGAAGACACGATCGCCGAACTGGCCGACGAGTTCACCAGCCACGGCAAGCGCGCGGCGATCATGGCATACCGCGGCCCGGCCAAACACAGCAACGGCTTCCAGAACACCCGCGCGATCGCCACCCTGCAGCACCTGATCGGTAACTATGACTGGCAGGGCGGCCAGATCACGCCCTACGCCGGCTACGACACCATGAGCGGCCGCTACCAGCTGGGCAACGTCCCCGGCGGGAAGTCCCCGTGGGGGCTGCCGATCCTGCGGGCCGGGACCAACTACGAGGACACGTCGCTGTTCGAGCGCGACGACGGCTACCCGGCTGAGCGGCCGTGGTTCCCGGTCGCGCCGCCACACCAGGTCCAGGAGCTGTACGCCAGCGCCGCCCACGAGTACGAGGCCGACGGCGAGCGCCGGAAAGGCTATCCCTACGACATCGAGGCGCTCTTCATCCGGCCGTACTCGGAGAACCACGTCATGGCGGCCTCCGGGGGCGACAAGATCCCGGGGGCGATGACCGACACCGACGCCATCTCGCTTTTGGTCGCGTTCGACACGGTGATCGGTGAGACCAGCAAGTACGCCGACTACGTCCTGCCGGAGCCGACCTATCTCGGCCGCTGGGAGAACTTCGGCACCTACCCCAACAAGCGCCTGGCCGACGAGAAGCTCAGCCAGCCGACGATCAGCGTCGTCCCGGACGCCCGCCCCGCCGAGGACGTGCTGATCGACGTCTGGAAGGAGATGGACTTCCCGGGCGTCGGAGCGGGCGCGATTCCCGATGCCGAGGGGAACACCGACGGCGAGACCGCCCGACTGGACAGAGCCGAGGACTTCTACGTGAAACTGGCCGCGAACCTCGCGTACGCGAGCAAGGACCACCCCGCGGTCGACGCGGACATCGAGGGCGCCTCGCTGCCGGGCGACGCGACGCTCGACGATCTCGGCGAGGGGCCGGTCCCCGACGCCGACGAGGAGGAACTGTCGATCTTCGAGGAGTCTCACCGCAAGGGGCTGGGCGAGCGGTTCGACCTCGAGCAGTGGCAGCGGGCGGTCACCGACGAGGAGTGGCGCAAGGTCGTCACCGTCCTCAACCGGGGCGGTCGCTTCGAGGAGCCGGTCGTCAACTACGAGCAGGCCTTCGCCGAGCACGGCCACGACTACGACTACGTCGACCGCTACGAGCCGTCGAACGGCTACGTCGACGGGAAGATGCGCTACAAGCTCGCCAGTCGGGCCAACTTCTACAGCGAGGTCCCGCCCAGGGGCAAAGACGCCTACACCGGCGAGCGATTCGACGGGCTGCCGGGCGTCGTGGACGTCACGCACTTCGACGGCAGCGTCCAGGTGCCGGTCGTCAGCGGCGGCGAGCCCGAGCGCCCGCTGCATCTCATCAACTGGAAGCCCCGAACGCAGGGGATGCACCGGACGACGAACTCCCCGTGGCTCAGAGAGACCCGCCCGGAGAACCCGCTGTGGATCAATCCCGACGACGCCGAGGAACGCGGCATCGAGAACGGCGACGCGATCGAGATCGACGCCGGCCGCCGGAGCGTCGAGGGGACCGCGATGGTCACCGAGGGGATCCGGCCCGGCGTCGTCGGCGCGATGTGGGGCTGGGGTCGCGACGCAAACGGTGCGACCGAGACGAAGGTCGACGGCGAGACCCGCGAACCCGCAGGCGACGACGGTCACACGCCCTACGAGTTCGACCGGCCGATGACCGACGACGCCGGGATCGCCGGTCCGCGCGACGCCGGCTTCGCGATCAACCACCTCCAGCCGCTGGACAACGAGCTCGGCGACATCGGGATGAGCGACCCCGTCGGCGGGAGCAACGCCCAGTACGACGCCTTCGTCGAGGTCCGCCGGAGGGACTGA
- a CDS encoding 4Fe-4S dicluster domain-containing protein — protein MDVDQMVENEREDPESVLAETDHSTDLGLAMAEDAKRVGRGELSSERFWAKYDEAARAEFGEAYEATPNPAVDSDDQTIDEAAAEALSCSVGSMDSVAAELDGSEAAAASAPETGVDADSDDPTYGMVIDLQKCVGCDSCTVACKAENRTPPGVSYNVVMEEEHGEFPNVSRTNVPRPCMQCTNPPCVQVCPVSATYKMDNGVVNIDYERCIGCRYCMIACPYGARYFDFGESYDDEVMEADEITSPEYGIDRDEDGRVEPVGNVRKCTFCHHRLNRGEEPACVETCVGDARNAGDLDDPESEVAQMADSDRAFQLKEEGGTDPNVYYLK, from the coding sequence ATGGACGTGGATCAGATGGTTGAGAACGAACGCGAGGATCCCGAGTCGGTCCTCGCCGAGACCGACCACAGCACCGACCTCGGGCTGGCGATGGCCGAGGACGCCAAACGCGTCGGCCGCGGCGAACTCTCGAGCGAGCGGTTCTGGGCGAAATACGACGAGGCCGCCCGCGCGGAGTTCGGTGAGGCCTACGAGGCCACGCCCAACCCCGCGGTCGACAGCGACGATCAGACCATCGACGAAGCGGCCGCCGAGGCGCTGTCGTGTTCGGTCGGCTCGATGGACTCGGTCGCCGCGGAACTCGACGGATCAGAAGCCGCCGCGGCATCGGCGCCGGAAACCGGCGTCGACGCCGATTCGGACGACCCGACCTACGGGATGGTAATCGACCTCCAGAAGTGCGTCGGCTGTGACTCCTGTACGGTCGCCTGCAAGGCCGAGAACCGCACGCCGCCGGGAGTCAGCTACAACGTCGTCATGGAGGAGGAACACGGGGAGTTCCCCAACGTCTCCCGGACGAACGTTCCCCGGCCGTGCATGCAGTGTACCAATCCCCCGTGCGTGCAGGTCTGTCCGGTCAGCGCGACCTACAAGATGGATAACGGCGTGGTCAACATCGACTACGAGCGCTGTATCGGCTGTCGGTACTGCATGATCGCCTGCCCGTACGGCGCGCGGTACTTCGACTTCGGGGAATCCTATGACGACGAGGTGATGGAGGCAGACGAGATCACCAGTCCCGAGTACGGGATCGACCGCGACGAGGACGGACGGGTCGAACCGGTCGGCAACGTCCGGAAGTGTACCTTCTGTCACCACCGCCTGAACCGCGGCGAAGAGCCGGCCTGCGTCGAGACCTGCGTCGGCGACGCGCGCAACGCCGGCGACCTCGACGACCCCGAAAGCGAGGTGGCACAGATGGCTGACTCCGATCGGGCCTTCCAACTGAAAGAAGAGGGCGGCACCGACCCCAACGTCTACTACCTCAAGTAA